Below is a genomic region from Balneola sp. MJW-20.
ATCTCTGAATCGTTACTCATGCTGATGCAGCGAAAATATTATGAGAATGCCCGATACGGATTCTGCCGGGGAATAGAGACGGTTAAGTATGTCAACGAGATCATGAATCGTTATAACACCTACATGGCCATACTAACCATGGCTGAGGGCCGGAGGAATTATCTTCAGGGTGCCGGAACCATATTCGGGATGCAGTCTATCAGGAAACCTTGATTACAATAATAGTGATATCATCGTACTGAATGTTATCAGAAAAGTCCATGATGTCATCTATGATCGCCTGCATGATCTCTTCTGATGACCGCTCTCTGTTTTTCCTGATGCAGTCTTTTAAACGCTCTTCCTCATACTCTTCAGTCTTTTCCGGATTCATTGCTTCTGTAACTCCATCCGTATAAAAAACCAGAAGGTCACCTGACTGCAGATCGGTCACGTCATCTTCATATGGCATGAAAGTAGGCATAGCTCCCAGGATTGGTCCGCCTTCATCGAGCAGGTCCGGTTCCTTCTTTCCTTTTCTGAACAGATAAGGCGGATTATGTCCGGCGTTCACATATTTGAAGGAAGTACCATCGGAGGAAAGTTTGCCCCAGAAAAAAGTAATGAACTTATCCGATGGCGTATTCTCATGAATTATGGTATTGATACTACCGGTGGCGTCACTAAGAGTGATATCTATAGGAGCCAGAGCGTGTAACATTGATTGAAGGTTCGCCATCAACAGGGAAGCAGGCACCCCTTTCCCGGTTACGTCGGCAATGGCCATAACCATACCACCATCCGGAGTGGGCACAAAATCGAAATAATCACCGCCTACCTGTCTGGATGAAATATTGATTGCGGCAATCTCCATTCCTTCGATCTCTGGCAGGGGGTCCGGGAGCAATCCTCTCTGAATATCCTTTGCAAGATTGAGCTCTTCCTCCATCCTGCGGTTTTCTATACGCTCATCAAGCAGCAGGGATTTTTGGATCGTCAGTAATGCCAGGTTACCCAGAGACTGAAGGAAATTTATTTCTTCCGGGCCATACTGCTCTTTCGTGGCACGGGCTCCAACTCCTACCACTCCTATCTTTTCACCCTGAAAGCGTAGTCCGATAACCAGGTTAATATCATTGTCGATCAGGAAAGAGGAATTGGTTTCCGGGATATCATTTACTACGTCATCCAGGCCAAATAATTCCTTGCAGTCATCACCGGAAGGAGGAACTTTAATTCCGCTGGAAGCGATCATGGATTTCTTTCCGTTAGCATCCAGAGCAAAGAAAAAGG
It encodes:
- a CDS encoding SpoIIE family protein phosphatase — translated: MSLNESKSEDRQSRFELRTLLETSRLLIESQDPDFVLNNLLLITMGKLLIAKGMILIRQPANEHYIVSKSKGRGWFEEDTVVELKVDAKLLNEHVIYGEQHQALFDQLKVDKDSILFNLRTTNHHLGFLCLGPKGTKQPLSSREMEFIESLSIISSVAIANSRMFQELRKINRRLDRKVHDLNTLLELSKDFNLMVDQDEIAKVFKFAMLGQMLIRTFFFALDANGKKSMIASSGIKVPPSGDDCKELFGLDDVVNDIPETNSSFLIDNDINLVIGLRFQGEKIGVVGVGARATKEQYGPEEINFLQSLGNLALLTIQKSLLLDERIENRRMEEELNLAKDIQRGLLPDPLPEIEGMEIAAINISSRQVGGDYFDFVPTPDGGMVMAIADVTGKGVPASLLMANLQSMLHALAPIDITLSDATGSINTIIHENTPSDKFITFFWGKLSSDGTSFKYVNAGHNPPYLFRKGKKEPDLLDEGGPILGAMPTFMPYEDDVTDLQSGDLLVFYTDGVTEAMNPEKTEEYEEERLKDCIRKNRERSSEEIMQAIIDDIMDFSDNIQYDDITIIVIKVS